Genomic window (Magnolia sinica isolate HGM2019 chromosome 6, MsV1, whole genome shotgun sequence):
TCATCGTGGATGCAGTAAATCCCTAAAGTTACTATCATCtaccatcttaaccatccatctaatcagaCTGTTGactttggacggttggatggtcaataattGGACGGTTCTGGTTGCTTCGATCAGAGAGTCTTCTTCGTAATGCACCATCTGCAATGGGATCCACGGTTTTGACGGATTGGATTGACATGCATTTATGCAAGTTGTAAGACGGATGCGTCGATGAACAACTAACAAATGCTGGTAAACGCACACTGGATCTTGTTCCTAATACTCTGGTTTTCAGAACGTGGGCCCGCAATTCATTGATAATGCTTGTTTGGGCtattgggtcccaccatggaccGTCCAAGAGGGATCATCCAATAAAAATCCTGAGCTTTCAAAtgctgggtcccacgtgggcgcgagatttccattttttttgagtgcccgcgtatcaaccatcacgctCTGCCCGAGTAACTGAGTGTTTCAGTGAAGGGAAGGATAATAGAGTCTTGATGCAGCCAATCCGCACTATTGGAGCACATCATtagtcaatccagaccgttgatcttatggAACCTGTGCTATGCACACAAAAAGGTTTTAGATCAGATGATTACCATCACTGTAATTCTCTATCAACCGTCAGTTTTTAATCTGCTAATTGATGAGTTAAGGATGTTTAATATGAGGTGATTTCTGGTAGTCTCCAATCCATGTCAAGACTcatctgatgaacggtctggatcagcaaACCACGTGCCATACACCCAAGAAACAGGTGCGTGAGGACAGCATTCACGTCCTGAAGCGTCAGGGCACTATAATTCCTGAAAAGAGAGAAACAAACCACCGCCGCCACACCACATTGTTCTTTCTCCGAGCGAAGGAAAAAAGATTCGATGGCGAAGATCACAGCTCAAGGGGGCCTCAAACTGCTCTTCAATGTCGACAGGCTCCCCTTCGCCTTTGAATCCAACGACCCATTTCAGTGCAgggttggacggtccagattcattgAGAAAAACCCAGTTCAAATCCACAACAGTAGCAAGAAGCTCATCAGACTATCCGGGTCTGGGAAGGTGTTCTCTGTGGGGAACAAGAGGATGGCCAGCAGTTCTAACGGTGCTGATGAAGGTTTGGACGGCTTTGATGAAGATGGTGGCGATGATGAAGGTGATTTCGAGAGAGATGAGCTAGCTTGTTTCAGAGGTTTGGTGTTGGATATCTCTTACAGGTTTGTGAGATGGGCTGTTCTATCATTTTTTTGGGCTCCtaatgttttctttctttcttttatttatttatttatttatttatttttatattatttttaaagaaaagaaaataggtgTCGGGCCCACGTGATGCTTGGTGTGATAACTGCCACACCAAGCATCCTTCCAAAACTGAATTCTTTCTGCATTTCCAAATAATCTGTTCTTTAtatgttagaattagaaatttccagaaaaatctctcctcttactaattttttagaaGTAGGCCAGATTACAATGTTTATGTTACAATTTAATATGATGTAGCTGTCATATATATGCAAGAATCCAAATGGTCCAActtgtggaccacattgtaaatgTAGCATAggcttgaatatatatatatatatatatatatatatatatatatatatatatatatatatatatatatattctcttttaGTAAGAAATCATATTTACTATTAaaggtcgtttggatgcctgtaaatggtttaagtggtaaatgatttacagcctgtcctgtttggctgtaagctgtaaatgatttacaggtaaatgattgtctgtgtttggatagcctgtaaattgctTTTGTCCttaaatggagagccaatctttgaaaatatagccgttaggctgtaaatggagagcctgtaaatgaaatcaccGCTTTTTGCTAGGAAATCAAACGGGGCTGAAGGCTATAAATGATTTATAGGCATTTTTCAGCATCTAGACATAGACTGCAAACCATTTtcctataaatcatttacagttagccccatttacaggcatccaaacaaccccagcTGGATACAGGGGAGTTAGGAATTGGAATCCAGGATTTGCAATCCAAATCATGTTTGGCGCAACCCTAAAtcctggatttcaaatccaacttcGATTGGACATCCTTGAAAGGGCCCCTTTGAAGGGTTCATTTGCATGCCTGTAAGTTTTTAAGATGTGATTTTCACCTGAAAGTGATTTTCAGCTGTATATCACTTACAAGGAAGTGATTTCTCACCCTGGCCCCATGAAGTCTTCTGGCActtttgcctgtaagtgacttattacaggtgaattttctcccccaaacaccacttgCAAGTGACTTACCTATAAGTTACTTCCTACTGGCAGAACTTATAGGCATTCAATTGTTTAGATGCTTACTagcttttaagttgtaagtgactctCACTTGAATGTGAATTTCAGCGCGAAGTCACTTCTCACCCCTAGCCCCTTGAAATTTCCTGGTAGTTTTTCCTTGTAAGTGATTTACAGAtgaatttcctcccccaaacaccacctgtaagtcacttcccacttacagaacttacaggcatccaaacaatccCTAAAATCCAAGCAAAAAGGTTGGAATGCAAAATATTGGATTTTCAATCTTCTCCAACCATCATAATTGCTCTCTCAGGCTGCCAAACACAATTTCCAGATTCCATACGATTCAAAATCAAGCAACTGAACAAATGCCAAATCTAGGATTTGGATTCTTAAGTTAGAATctaaatccatgctgccaaacggCCTCTTAGCAGCAAAGGTTGCAAAACAATGGGCTGGGCGGGGCCTGGGCTGCCTTTAATAAATGTTGAGGGGTTAGACATGGACTTGCCAATTAAAGCCCGTCACAGGCATGGGCCATTTCAAAAGTAGGTGGGCCATTCCAAGTCATTGACATCCTTTTCATGCAAGAGTTATGTACAGTTAGTTTTGTGTAATTTTCTGATTGTGACATGCTGTGCTAGGCCTGTTAATGTCGTCTGCTGGAGGCGTGCTATTTGTTTGGAATTTATGGAGAAGGTTAGATCAATGCTCTAGTTGTTTGTGTTAAGGGATAAGTTATCCCACCACCCTGTTATTGTAAATGTACTGTAGTGGCATTCTTAAAAATATATAGTCTTCAAAAATCTCTAGAATTCTCTTAGGTCTTCTAGAATCTTCTGAGATATTGCCTTAGAGGTTTATAAATAGGAGAAATTgtattcattcttttcatcaaGAAATACAAGCCTCTCTCTGTtattttacatggtatcagagcagacTATCTGATACTATTCTGCTCTCCTTTCCTATCTTCCTCCTCATCAATTTCAATATGctatcttcttctcttcttccccacTCCTCTCCTTGCCTTGGTCATGGGGACACCTTGTTTCTGGCTCTAGTCTTTGGCCACCTTGTCTTCCCTCTCCTGTTGATGTTTGCCTCTAGCCACCGTCCAGCACATAGCCACCACTTCTTGTTGCAATCTCATTTGCTACTGCCCATTGCTTCAATGTCACATATTTTTTTTATCCTTTTCATTAAGAAAATACGTGACTCTATTATTTTATATGGTACTAGAGCAGGCACCACTCCCCCCCTCTTTTCTCCACTTCaagttttttggtagtgatcaAAAGAGGGGTAGTGTAGGGTGTGAGGAGATAAGGTGGGTGGATGGATGGAGGGAGGGGGATTCTATATATTACGAAAATGCCACTGCAGTATATTTACAAGAATGCCATAATGGAATAACTTATCCCTTAACAGTTTGTGCCCATTGCTCAATTTTTTAGTGTATGTACTAATGTTTACAAAAGCCTACCACCTCTGTCTATTATGTTTGGCAGTGACTTGTTTTCTCTAAGAAGTTCGCCTTAGTAAAGAAATGTTCGAAAGTGACATATTTGCTCGTCTTATCATGAGGCATACTGTATGATGCTTGATTGAAAGAAATGTTATTTTTTGTTCCACCCAGCAATGGTACAGGTTAGTTACACCTTCGGGTTACCTAAACTTTTCGTCTGGTGGGCCCTATCATTGGATGTGCCATGCACCAATTCTCCTCCACATGATCCTAACCTTCTTACTGGTGACTTGGAAATGGACAATTACAGAGAATGATCTGCACATAACAggggagaaaaaaaaatcaaacagttagcatgaTCCAATTGGGAGATTCTTGGGTTCTATCTCATCCACAATGGCCCATCATATGACTAGTGTGGATCACCAAAAGGTGGTCCATGTTCATTATTGGGGGGGAACAAATGCTTGATCAAGCATTGTATGTTTCCTCTTTGATCATTATTTTTATCCATTTGCAGTGCATCTTGAAACTTTAATATATATCTTTTTGGCTCCCTcaacaacaggaaaaaaaaaaaaaaaacaaaaactgaaGAACAATTTTGGTGGTTTTTGATACCTTGATCTTCTTTTGATCCAGGCTGACGTTCTAGAATATTATGATCAGACTGTATCTTCTCCTTGTGGATCCTTCTACATACCTGCTGTCTTGAGGGTATGCAATCAACCCCATATTATAGAACTTGTCATCCTCATGGTGTATTTGTGGATTTCTGGTTGATTTCCACTTCTACTTTTCCTGCTTCTATTCTCAATCAATTGCATCAATCCATTTCAACTTACTAAGTACTCTCCTATTTCCAGATTCCGCATTTATTGCAGGTTGTCAAGAGAAGAAGAATTAAACACCACCTTAGTCGTAAAAACATATTTTTTCGGGACGTCTTCACTTGTCAGTGAGTACTCTGAAGCACAACTACTGTggtgattttttaaaaacatttgcTTGGCTAAATAAAACATCTTGTGCCCATCTTTTTGGGTGATCTGAATTGTTCATGTGCTGGGTCCCACTCCCAAGGGCTCAACTCAGGACTCATTTGAACCATACCATTCCAACAAGTCAGCTGAGTtagtatatctttttttttttttttttagatgaagaaagTATGAATTTGAGAGGAGGATTGAGAAGAAGGAAAACAAGAGAGAGGAGGAAGATGCGATTCTAACCACCtaaaaaatatatgaaataattaaaaatgacTCACCTAGTCGACTTGGGACTCGCTTGGTCAACTCGAGCCGGTGACTGATCGAGTCCCAGGCCAGGTCCTGGTTTTTAAACTATGAATTGGCCGACATCTTGGCTAAAGGTGGTGTGTTTGGATCTTCTTTGTGTGTAGGGAGCTCATTCCGTcatccttgatgtatgtttcctaatgttttaaatagctacgctatgtagcatgtagcttatgctatgtCTCGTAGAATGTTTTATAccatagcttagccttaatgctacGTAGCTTATGAAAGTAGCTTAAGTTGTCTGTAGCGTAAGCggcatgataatttgcatacactacattctacatgataatttgcatatgccACATGCTACATAGACTACAatacatgctatgtagctcatATTATGctaatttttcactacaacattaaaatcaattaatgttttcaatgatttgttacatttttctattttcaataaaaattagttaacttttcaatgcttttagtaaaataatataagtaacaatattgaatcagttttgttgctctttctttacctctGCACTTAATCATTGCTCTTtcttattactttaggttgcaccaaatatcatgaaatttaacaaaatttcattatTTATCGATCTAATgtagtgcaaaatatcatgaaattggtgcaaccaagtgcaaccttgattaaaaatctagaagtaacaTGTAGCTTATGCTTGGcactatgtagcttatgcctcacgctTTAGAGTGGTGAACACTATGCTACACACCATTTTCTATTTAAAAAGCTGATATTTCCTTGCCATTTTAACAAATTTCATCATCTCAGATAAAACAAAGGGATCTCAACTCTTAAGTCTGCAAGCTTATCCATCTATGAGGTTGCATGTTGGTAAGAAGTGAAATCTGGAGACAATATGCAGTGTTTCCCAGCATCTAGATTATAAATCACAAGGAGTCATTTCCTTAAGCTACCTAATGGCATTGAGGAAGTCTTCTTCATTCAATGATGTCGAGCAGGGTGCATTGTTTAGAAGCTTAGTCCAACCCCTCAGCAAATCCTTTTGTTTGCTGCTCTATGCCATCCACACGCATACTTCAAGCTGAAGAAGTGCTATTTGTGTGTAAATAATGACCTTGAAGATGCCTACTCATCCCAATCCGAGCTTTGCTAAGCGCACGTGTGtgaaataaagctcatgtacatgtgacacatgtgcctCCTTGCCAACTAGGTGTGAGttccaatccacccatcaagTTGGTCTGACCTTATGCATCTTTTCCCATAAATAAAATCTGGTCCacttagcatgtgggccctaaTATTGGAAAGAGGTGGATGGCCTACAAAACTTCAGCCAAATTTGTCAGAgctgcacctttttttttttttggggggcaaTCTGATCAGTGGTCAGCCTGATTCTTGGGGCTAGGGCATCAGTATAGTGGTGCCTTcccgatgaatggattggatcttggacagATTGTGCCACGTGGcacatgtgtgggcttagcaaagctctcccAATACATGCTCCACCGTATCAACCTCTCATTGCTTTTGGATTCTGTTTAGTTTCTAGTTTGTGATTCTACCAGATTTCTCGGCGCATTGCATGTAATTCATGTTCAATAAAGGAATGAGAAATGGCTAGTATTGTCCTATTGCATTTTGATTATGAATGCATGTTTACCTATCAGTTTTTTGATGGTTTATGATTTGTTTGTTTACTTCCTAAAACATTGATATTAATTTTGCACGCCATCCCTTTTGTCAACAGATACTGTTCTTCTCGTGACAACTTGACCATTGATCATGTTTTGCCGGTTTCACGAGGTGGTGAATGGAATTGGGAAAATCTGGTATGCGTTATAGTTTCTTGTAGCAGTCTTCTTTTCGCATTCTGTTTTCTCATTGATATACTGAGTATCGGTTGTTTATCATCATTGACATCTGAATCTAATAACCGAATATCACAAGGAATCTTAGTTTCAGTATCAATCTAATGCATGTAATGTGTTAAGCAGATCAAGACTTTAGATTGAAGTTCTCCTTAAATgacaacaattcactgataacTGATAAGTGGTTTGATCAGCCCCACGTGGACAATTGGTAAGAATTAGACCTTGAAAAGATATGGAGAATGGAAGGTTTACTCTCGTGTTTATTCCAAAAGGTCCATACAACCAatattgtcatcatcatctaagccttaccccgAAAAATTGGGGTCGGCTCCATGAGTCCTCTTATGccgttccactctatcaagggccataacttcaccATATTATAGGACCAGCAAAGTAAACATGAAACACCGCTATCCTCGCTCTCCCATATTAAAATAGTTACATAACTATCTATGTCTGTGCGTGCATGCTCTGTGCCACTCTCCTATATTAAAATAGTTACATAACTATCTATGTTCATgtacttgtggaataagtagctcATCTTAtgcaacttacaatccaaacgccccctaCATGATTTTCTTCCTGATTGCTTGTTTAAGGCATCCCTTTGTTcttaacatttacattttgtttCAGGTTACAGCTTGTGCAAAATGCAATTCAAGAAAAGGGCAGAAGATTCTGGAGGAAGCAAACATGAAGCTGATTAAAGTCCCAAAGGTCAGCCACCTATCCATCTACACCATTGCTTTTCTTATATAAGAATTACTGAATGCCCCCATGGTGCTCTCCACATCTGCTGCTCGCAGTGTTGTCCAAATCATACAATTCATATCATATTCACGATTTGAATTTTATATCATATCGTATGGGCATATGATTCAAATTGTACACCCAAATTGCAAATATTAAATAATTGTACAATTATCGTACAAATTGTGCAGAATCGTATGATAATTGTAGAATTTTGTAAATGGACCCAAAATTAcattaaaaagaaatttttttattttttattcaatttttttcttctttctttttatccCTCTGCTTTTAAAGCATGAAAAAGGCTCCTTCCTATGCTTATTCATTTTTAGCTTCTTTCAATttacccattttttttttctttttctttattttattattattatcattatttttttttacccttTTTACCATTCTACACATGATAAGTATAATGTGTGCATGTTCTCAAATGATAACATCATGAATCATGATATGCGATTATTTTTTATGGCATATTGACGGGCAATGGATTgctgatgagttttttttttcctgatttatttgtattttttcataTGTTCTCATTTCTTTTTAAGAAATCTGAAAAAAATCTTACGATTGACGGTATGATTTGTGATTCAATAcatgattcaacccctattacaaTATGCGATACGAGAACGACATTGGCTGCACGTGATTTGTATCCATGTGGGATATTCGGgcagttcatcaggtgggtccactgtGTAGACGACCTGGACCTTAAATCAGGTCAGTTGAATCACCAGGTGGGCTGCATgcatacattgaatgtggacacaTGCAACTTATCTTAAAcagtccattgttttctacatgCATAGTGCACCGCCTGATGAGTTGATTGCCCTAGTTTTTTTGGGCCAGGTCATCAACATGGTGGGGCACGCCTGATGAATCCGACACACATACCAGGTTGGCGTGTATGGTCACATGTaaaggtgtgtgcatgtgtgcttaTGGGAGAGATCCTTGTGTAAGATAATCTTCATGTACTGGAAATGAGCTGCTTGCTCCCATGTGCTAAAACTGGGTGATTCGACTTgaaacttggctgagtcaacttgacGGGATTTCTGGTCGAGTCGCTAAGAAACTTGCTGATGATGGAGATGAGCTTCTGACTCACCAAGACTCACTGAATCATCTTGTCAACTTGGTTGACTCGACCGGACTCGGCAAGATCCAAACCAAGTCACTCGTTGAGTTAAATGTTATTTAAAcaaacacccaaaaaaaaaaaaaaaaaaaaatcaaagcggGAGAAAGGATTCGAAGACCTGACCTCACAGCTTAGCTGGACACGCAATTACCACCTTGCCATGCATTGCTTTTGATAGTATTTTATAATCATACTATCATAAACATCTGTTATTCTAAACATTTCTTAGTCTAATCATTAAACATCAAGATGATTGAAGTAGAGTCTCTGGGTCAATCGGACCCTGCTGGacatcgaatcgagtcgagttttcaggtttttgaactatATATGATTACCCTTGATACCACAGGCCCCAAAAGACTTCGACATACTGGCAATACCCCTGACAACAGCAGCACTACGGATGCTCAAGATGAGAAGAGGGATGCCTGATGAGTGGCGCCAGTACCTATCAACTCCACCTTCGGACCGCTGATGCAAACCGTCCGGACCACCCAACAAACATGTATACAGAAGGCCTGTGTATATCTAGTGTTAGGCTCGTTGCGGGTCATGTCACATGGAAAGTCTGTCATGCACCCGTTCATCAATATATGTAAGTCTTGGTGTGCTCCCTCGTGCACACGagtccatttcatcatttatatacaaaaaaaggaaaaaaaaaaaaggaaaatcctcatctaaTTGAACTTCTTCAAATTCATGTATATCAAGTGTACCTTGTATGATGCTACTTTGACCTCTCACCTTTACTAAATTAAGTGCTATTAAGCTTTCTTAACATTTTTTACAACTTAATACTAGTATTTATCTATTCACTCAGTCAATCCCTATAAAACGGTTGATTGTGGTAGTTTCAGCTGTCTTTGTGATTTAAACAAACTGATAGTGTTTAATCTCATCTGGGTCCATGGGTCCATTAACTCAGActttttgcatcttgtttataTGGTCACCTTTACCGTTGAATACATCGAGTTGTAGAACTTGGTAACTCTTACTTGAAACTCAGCTGACTCAACTTGACTCTTTGGGAATTCGAGCTAACATACTTCCTTCCAGAGTGACTCGGTACTGACTCGTCAGGTCGGCTCATCGACTTGGTGAACCCATGATAAGGACGGCACCGTCCTGGgtgagtccggggtctcacctgCGGTCACAGCCGAGTTCCGCTCACGAAGTCTTACCTTTTCTGGACAGGTTCATAGATTGATACAAAAAGCAAGTTCGGCCAATTTAATGAGATCCTTCTGATAGAGAAGCCCATTTGAGCAACGGATGGTCTAGAATTGATGTGATGATCACATGGAAAAGCATGTACCTGATGGGTTCAATCCGTCCTGGTGTGACCACTTGAAGATTTTGATATTCtgataaaaatattttataataatcatggaggtggaccccacaccatgTGATCCATCGATGTTTATCCATTAATCTTTATTAAATTTTGCACAAATGTGTTCTTGTTGATCTGATGGATTATTTATAAGgcaccgtgtgtgtgtgtgtgtgtgtgtgtgtgtgtgtgtgtgtgtgtgtgtgtaattataATTGGAAGGTATGAATTTGATATAAAGTAGTTTGTCCCCACGCCAAAATGCTCTCTACCTCTTAGATCGGTAAACTCCAATAATACATCCAAATGCATAAAATAGGAAAAAGGACATTACCAATGACACACAGAGGAGAAGAACACAAGCCATTCTGTTCTTACTTACAATACATTTCTCAACGATACTTGAAATTTAAAataccaaaattacaaaaaataaaataaaataaaataaaaaaatccaaagtCCATACTAATGAGGAGATTACTGCTGCCGTGACATCGAAGCAACCTCTTCTGATTCTTCTTCTGCCCTTCTTTTCATTCCACGTCCTCCTACTTTTTTAAAACAAAGGTGGGAGGAGGGTTTTGGTGTTGGGATCATCCCACTCCAATGCATCCCACCactcttttcttcctttgataTGCCCTTCTACAACAGATGTTGAGTTGCCCAAGGAAAGAGGGATCTTCTTAAGCCGATGGC
Coding sequences:
- the LOC131249264 gene encoding uncharacterized protein LOC131249264; the protein is MAKITAQGGLKLLFNVDRLPFAFESNDPFQCRVGRSRFIEKNPVQIHNSSKKLIRLSGSGKVFSVGNKRMASSSNGADEGLDGFDEDGGDDEGDFERDELACFRGLVLDISYRPVNVVCWRRAICLEFMEKADVLEYYDQTVSSPCGSFYIPAVLRIPHLLQVVKRRRIKHHLSRKNIFFRDVFTCQYCSSRDNLTIDHVLPVSRGGEWNWENLVTACAKCNSRKGQKILEEANMKLIKVPKAPKDFDILAIPLTTAALRMLKMRRGMPDEWRQYLSTPPSDR